The following are encoded in a window of Thunnus albacares chromosome 9, fThuAlb1.1, whole genome shotgun sequence genomic DNA:
- the angptl1a gene encoding angiopoietin-related protein 1a, protein MHWLMWSLCALLCLSLWEESYCRSSREARRTKEPSLRRSKRAPPDPDAKKCSYTFLVPEQRITGPICASTTGPEPDKDRVTRMDIADVREVLSKQRREIETLQLVVDVDGNLVNEMKLLRKESRNMNSRVTQLYMQLLHEIIRKRDNSLELAQLENRVLNVTSEMMRLASRYKELEGRFATMAGVVNNQSVLISALEEQCLRTIGRSELPAVPPLVQVVPQNIPVNNRFTNEIQRDNNNRAFPRGSRMDSPTASPFGIYPPPPQGTLTSDGPFKDCYQVRQAGHTTSGMYLLKTEGSDRLIQAWCEHGLDNGGWTVLQRRRDGSVNFFRNWENYKRGFGNIDGEHWLGLDNIYNLGKQGDYKLMIELEDWTGKKVYAEYSSFHLEAESEGYRLRLGTYQGNAGDSFTSHNGKQFTTLDRDKDAFSGNCAHFHKGGWWYNACGQTNLNGVWYSGGVYRSKFQDGIFWADYGGGFYSLKSVRLMIRPID, encoded by the exons ATGCATTGGCTGATGTGGAGCCTGTGCGCCCtgctctgcctctccctctggGAGGAAAGTTACTGCAGGAGCTCCAGGGAAGCCCGGAGGACCAAAGAGCCATCTCTCCGCAGAAGTAAAAGAGCTCCTCCGGATCCTGATGCCAAGAAGTGTTCCTACACCTTCCTGGTGCCTGAGCAGAGAATCACAG GTCCAATCTGTGCCAGCACCACAGGCCCTGAGCCAGACAAGGACAGAGTGACCCGTATGGACATTGCAGATGTGCGGGAGGTGCTCAGCAAACAGCGGCGTGAGATTGAGACGCTGCAGCTGGTGGTGGACGTGGATGGTAACTTGGTTAATGAGATGAAGCTGCTGCGGAAAGAGAGCAGAAACATGAACTCCAGGGTGACCCAACTCTATATGCAGCTGTTGCATGAGATCATCAGGAAGAGAGACAACTCTCTGGAGCTGGCCCAGCTGGAGAACCGCGTCCTCAATGTGACCTCTGAGATGATGCGACTGGCTTCGAGGTACAAGGAGCTGGAGGGCCGTTTTGCTACAATGGCCGGGGTGGTCAACAACCAGTCTGTTCTCATCTCCGCACTGGAGGAACAGTGTCTGAGGACCATAGGACGCAGTGAGCTGCCCGCAGTTCCCCCGCTTGTACAGGTGGTACCTCAGAATATACCAGTTAACAATCGTTTCACCAATGAGATACAGAGGGACAATAACAACCGGGCCTTTCCCCGGGGATCACGCATGGACTCCCCCACTGCAAGCCCATTTGGGATCTACCCTCCACCACCACAGGGAACACTTACCTCAGATG GTCCCTTCAAAGACTGTTACCAGGTGCGACAGGCAGGTCACACCACCAGTGGGATGTACCTGCTTAAGACGGAAGGCAGCGACCGGCTGATCCAAGCCTGGTGTGAACATGGCCTTGACAATGGAGGATGGACCGTGTTGCAAAGGAGGAGAGATGGCTCTGTGAACTTCTTTCGGAATTGGGAGAACTACAAA AGAGGCTTTGGAAACATAGATGGTGAACACTGGCTTGGGCTCGACAATATCTACAACCTGGGGAAACAGGGTGACTATAAGCTGATGATAGAGCTGGAGGACTGGACAGGGAAGAAGGTGTACGCTGAGTACAGCAGCTTCCACCTGGAGGCAGAGAGCGAGGGGTATCGGCTGAGGCTGGGCACCTACCAGGGCAATGCTGGGGACTCCTTCACCAGTCACAACGGCAAACAGTTCACCACGCTTGATCGCGACAAGGATGCTTTTTCTG GTAATTGCGCCCACTTCCATAAGGGTGGCTGGTGGTACAATGCTTGTGGCCAGACCAACCTGAATGGTGTGTGGTACAGCGGGGGAGTTTATCGCAGCAAATTTCAGGATGGAATCTTCTGGGCAGACTATGGAGGAGGTTTCTACTCTCTCAAGTCAGTCCGCCTCATGATCCGACCAATTGACTGA